The genomic region AGGCGCAGGCACAGGTTCGCCAGGTCGCCCTCGCCCCCGGAGAAGCGGCTCAACGGGTACTTCACCCCTCCGTCGTATATCTCCATCTCATAGTCCTCGTCGAGCTCGATGCCGCCGTACTTGGAGTCGGTCATGTCGGTGAAGAGCTGCGATGATATCTCCGACAGCGTTGGTACCACGCGGTCCATTACGTTCTGCTTGAAGTCGATCATCACCTTCTCGAGAATGCCCAGCTCCTCGACCTTTCTGGTCCGCTCGGCAATGCTCTTCTCCAGGGCGTCGACCTCTTCCAGCGCTTTCCTCTTGTCAGCTACGCGGCCCTCCGCCAGCTCCAGGGAAGAGGCCTTCCTGGACACCTCATTATAGGCCGTCTCGCGGGCCGACCGAGCGTCCTCGTAGGCCTGCTGCGCCCTCTTGAGGTCCCCCTCGGCGTAGCCGATCTCGGCGAGTTCGGCCTGGGCGTCTGCCAGCTCCTTCTCCCGGAGGCCGATGTTCTTCACGCACTCCTGCGATCGGATCTCCAGGTCCGGCAGCCTTGACCCCTCGCCGCGCAGGACCTTGTACCTTGTTGAGAAGGGCTTGAGCGAGGCGATCCTTTTCTTGAGATCGCTGTACTGCCCCTCGTCGAACTCCACAGTTCCCAGCGTGGCGAGCTGCTGCTCGAACGAGATCTTGTCCGCCGCCAGGGCCGCAAGCCTGCTGTCGAACCCCTCGATCGAGGCCGACAGGCGTTCGGCCCTCTTCACCTCCTCGGCCAACTTCTTCTTCCGCTCTTCCAGGGCCTTTCGGCGGCGGGAGTCGACCTCCATCTCTTCCCTGAGCTTGATGCACTCGTGCACCATCGGCTCGGCCTGGGTGCTCTTCTCCTTGGCCTCCTTCTCCAGCTTGGACAGGAGATAGTGGTGCTGCTCACCAAGCTTCCTCTCGCAGGCGGGGCAGTGGCTTTCCGGCCCCATCTCGGCCACCTCGTCCCTCTTTCTGGCGAGCTCGCCGATCTCCTTGTGGAGCCGCTTGACCTCGGAGTCCAGCAGCGCTGAGCGGCTGGAACGCTCGGCGTTCTCCCTGGTAAGCTTCTCCAGGTTGGCGGTGACGGCATCGAGGCTTTCCTGGGAGTTCTTCAGCTTGGTCAGCTCCTCGGCGGCCTTGGCCGAATCGTTCATCACCTGCCGTGTCTCGTTGGCATTGCCGGCGAGGCTGGCGGCGATGGACATGCGCTCCTGGAACGGCCCCCTGTTCTCTTCCATCTGCCCCCGGAGCGCCTCCGCCTCCTCGTACTCCTTGTCCTTGGCCTCGAGGGCGGGAAGCTCCGCCAGCTTCGTCCTGAGGGCCCGCAGGTCCCCTTCCACGGTGGCGGCGGCGCGGCGCGCTTCGTCCAGGGCAGTGCTCTTCTCCATGCGCCTCCGGTCATGGCGGCGGTACTCCTCTTCCTTGAGGGCGGCCCAATCCTTCTGCCCCTTGGCCGCTTCAAGCCCCTTCTCCCTGGCTGCCACGACCTCATTGCCGGCGGCGAGATCGGACCGCAGCTGCGCCGCCTCAGCCTCCAGGAGCGCGATCTCCTCGGCGATGATCGCCTTCTTGGAGCGCCCGTCGGGGGCCTGGAGCTGCTGGGTGACGAAATCCAGGCTCTTCCTCTCGTCGCGCCAGTCGCTCCTGATGTCCTCCTGTACCTTCTGCAGGACATCGAGCTCGAGCATGCGCATGATGAGCTTCTTGCGGTCGGCGGGGTTGAGCACCGACAGCGCGGAGAGGTCCTTCTGCCTGGCGAATACCGAGATGAAGAAGGCCCGGTGATCCATTCCAAGTATCCTCTCTATCTCCGCGGTCACCGCCTTGTCGGTGGACGCCGCCACGCCGCCGTTGGCCAGGAGCTCGGCGTCGATCTTGAGGTC from Methanomassiliicoccus luminyensis B10 harbors:
- a CDS encoding SMC family ATPase, coding for MPEKGAGRIRLIYLELQNYRRFRTAKVEFPDGVIGIMGPNGAGKSTLIEAVSWALYGNKSEIIRSGKEGIRRSGAGTHEECSVQLIFDVGGVQYQVKRAMRGKDLKIDAELLANGGVAASTDKAVTAEIERILGMDHRAFFISVFARQKDLSALSVLNPADRKKLIMRMLELDVLQKVQEDIRSDWRDERKSLDFVTQQLQAPDGRSKKAIIAEEIALLEAEAAQLRSDLAAGNEVVAAREKGLEAAKGQKDWAALKEEEYRRHDRRRMEKSTALDEARRAAATVEGDLRALRTKLAELPALEAKDKEYEEAEALRGQMEENRGPFQERMSIAASLAGNANETRQVMNDSAKAAEELTKLKNSQESLDAVTANLEKLTRENAERSSRSALLDSEVKRLHKEIGELARKRDEVAEMGPESHCPACERKLGEQHHYLLSKLEKEAKEKSTQAEPMVHECIKLREEMEVDSRRRKALEERKKKLAEEVKRAERLSASIEGFDSRLAALAADKISFEQQLATLGTVEFDEGQYSDLKKRIASLKPFSTRYKVLRGEGSRLPDLEIRSQECVKNIGLREKELADAQAELAEIGYAEGDLKRAQQAYEDARSARETAYNEVSRKASSLELAEGRVADKRKALEEVDALEKSIAERTRKVEELGILEKVMIDFKQNVMDRVVPTLSEISSQLFTDMTDSKYGGIELDEDYEMEIYDGGVKYPLSRFSGGEGDLANLCLRLAISRLLADRSGNDINFLILDEIFGSQDQVRKRNIMSSLNQLEKQFHQIILITHIDDTKDLMSSVITVKELEDGTSTLEI